The stretch of DNA TTGGAAAGAGAAAAGCCGGGCGAGTTCTGAGGAGAAGAATCAATGTCGTCGAGGAGTGTGAAAGAGATGCGTGGGAGGGTGTGTGGGTTTGGGGTTTTCTATCTTTGGAAATAGCAAAAAATGACTTCTTTTAACTCCTAGAGAGAGATCACAGGGAGAGTTAGGGAAGGGTTAAGACTCTTGTGGGGAGGTAAATGAGTAAGGAAATGAGCTGAGGAATGACACAGATATAGAGGTAGAAGAAAGAGATGACTATGAAGGAAAATAGATAACTTGAGGTCTAGAAGCACCAGATTAGGTGCACCACCCAACTCCATTTCCTTTTcactttactttcttttttttaaaaatttcccttgtttcttctttatttccaaagttttGGTTCTCCGTTTAGCACTTGAGAATGTGAAGATCAAAGTTCCTTTTTCTGATTGAAAGTTATTTTGTCAATAGAACAGATTCCTTCCACTTATCATTAAACATATGGTGTGCAAATGCAAATGGATATTTCCCTAGTTtcagttttataattttctccaaaaacaTGTACCATTTTAGTGCAAGTTTTGGTTTTTGAGGCAATAATGATACTCTGGGATTTGCATTTGCACAccatatgtttaacaagaagtGGAAGGAATGCAGATTCACTATTtgtgaccaaaaaaaaaaaaggataatgatAGCAGTACAACTGGTTTACCATCAGTTTACTACttgcatataaaaaatacattttaaaattatacaataatttttatagtactattttgtatttttgtatttattattattattattattattattatatatcaactAAATGGTAAATGAGTTGTATATCAGTTGGCAAAGTATCATTAAAAACAGTActataaaacacaataaaggTTGATGAGTTGTTTCTGTTATTGCTTCTGTTGTTTATTTAAGTGTTGTTTTTGTTATtactttctttgtttatttcttgtattgtttgtttgtttgtttatttatttatttattttttattttttgtgttgtttGTTTGAGGGCACTGCATTGTTCAGTTGGGGCTGTTCACTAAGCATCACTATTCATTCAAGGCTctttatggaagaaaaaaagtgTTACGGTTTATTCATGttcatttactatttatttactaattataataaaaatcattttaattgatttttatatatttgtgtgttaTGCTagatttagttttatttataacatcaataataatttaattaaaaacattatattttaagatttctGTTAATTTACAATACTTCAATTTTCAGTATATAAGTTGTTTAGgtttttattaatcatacaaagctattcaaaatttattttataagaatatttgttatatataaaaaattttgtagaaaaaacTTCAGAAAAAGAGTGAATGATTCAACTTTCTGCAGATCCTGACCGATTCAAACAATAGAAGCATTAGAATTTCAATGTCCTCTCTATTGATGTCATGCAAGATGACACAAATAATGGATCATAGTAGAATGATCAAAGAAATCATATGTtaaactaatgtttttgttaaatataGTTGTATTAAATAATGTCTTTATGTTATAATCTATgcaaacatatattaattattatccaaTACTTAACTATTATtacctaaaaatatttattaaaacttatatttttttctttatgcattaaattaccgattgaaatctttttttttttttttataaaaaacatattattaacTAAAAATAGAACTAGGGAAACGTGcactagtgtgtatatatatatatatatatatagactaaatggATATAAAGTTCAATGTCCACTACGTACAGTACACCAATCAAAAGAGATGTCTATTAGCATGTTAGAATTAATTTAAAGATCAGAACCCTTTAGACAGGTGAATCCTATAAGGGGATTTTATCGGAAACCACTAATAGAATGACACGTCAGCTGAGTACATGAGACTAGACTAAAGTTGGCCACACCATAGAAATCCCTATCTCCTTTTCAGAAAACCTAGCCACACGGACAGATTCATCTCTTTCCCTTTACATAAATCCAGCTGCACGATTTGCACAAGAGCCAACCGCACTCCGTTCCGGAGGAGGAGCAACACTTATGGCTAACGCAGACTGGCGCACACACAGTTCACATACCGGAATCTGAAGTCGCACCCCATGGAATCCAAGATATAATCTTTCATATAAACAGTAGAATTTGaagcaaaaattttaatcaactacacaatcttatataaatttaagCATTGCCGTAAAAACttatagttttcatttttttgatcAGTGCAGATGGAAGTTAATGATACAAGTATCGCTTGCAGTGAAAAAAAACCTTGCAACCAAAGTTTTTCATTTCCCAGAACAATAGCTCTTGATAGAACTACAAATTGATCATTTTCCCTAGCAGTTATCTAAAACAtatttgagttttcaaattttgaagtaaattGAATTGATGGTGGGTTACCTAGATCTCAAGGCTTTTCAAAGAGTATCTCACTGTGTTTTCACTTATAATGGATCTTAAAAGAATATTCAGGCAACTTATAGATATAATCAAATCCTGAGAAAATCGaggatagaaagagagagagagggatgaaGTGATCATGTTTCGAtgtattaaaaacaaattcgTGCTTCGATTCTCAAATCCTGAGAAAATCAACGTAGTCTTCAAATCGTGTTTCGGTTCTGCaaatcaaagagagagagagagaggggttagGGTTCGTGAAGGAGatggaaggggagagagagagagggggtggaGAGGGGGTTCAGTCTTGACATTCACATGTGACTCCTGATAATTTGTCTACGGCGCACCCCACCAACTTAAAGATACATCCTCTACATAGCCCACATTCATTGGTTGCCGTTGTTCTCTAAACTACGGATAGATCTGTTTGAAGTTATTCTCTTTAACTATTACTAGCAAATACATTGCAAAGTACATAATCTTGTCCATAGTCCATAACTAGGCTTAGTTATTCttaaaaggaatatatatatatatatatatatggccagGCTTtagtttaataattatatttaataaaaggaaTATGAAGTTAGGCACTGAAACACAGCCAATTAACAGTTATATATGGATTACCttgtattattaaaattataaataatactaaatacagtttaaaaatatgtaaatccTGCATACATCCTTTGTAATTAGAGTAATGAGGCTCACCAttaaggactcgtttggatagtaagatgagataaaattagttgaataaaatattattataataatattttttaatattattattgttttgagatttgaaaaagttgaattgtttattatattttgtataagaatttgaaaaaaattgtaattttgagatgagataagatgtgtTGAGAGTGTTTCTACATCCTAACGGGGCCAAAAACAGGTTTTCTCAAGTgtgtctcatatttattcacttttacaaGGAGAATGCGCGAGATTTGCATATACTATTATTGTACAATTAAATCATTTCCCTAAAATCATATTTTACCTTCGCGTTACTCAAGTCATTTTTTcatgacattttatttttctttatgacCCAAGAGTTAtcagtttttcattttgtttgaacTAAACCAATATCATGTATTGTTGTTGGGCTGTTTAATTGTATATGTTTTGGATATACTCCAATagccatatatattttcttaataatataaattaagaaagcaAAGATGGCTTGATTTCCCATCATCACATAAATGCCAGtggtgttttataaaataacaagcATGAGAATGCAATCAAAAGGGATATAAGAGTAGTAGAGGTAGTGGGTGACATTAGTGACACGCTGCTTCCAGACATATAATCCATGTAGTCTGGCTCTGACTCTAAACCGATTCCACCATCGTTGCCTCCTGTTGTCCACTTTCCCAAGTTATTGTCCCTGTTTTGTATACATATAATCCATACATTAGATTTTGTATCAGAGCAATCGTTAACGTCTTAAATTTGTCATTTTAGAGAAGTGTTGTAGTTATAAAAAtgagatctcataaaaataaatttacaaattgatataattaatttatatgatacattagatctattttataataaaaataattttataatttaacatatcatatcaaatattgTATTAACttaaagatttatttataactaaagcATTTCCCGAACCCAAAATATGCCGCAGAAAAACGTGAACAAGGCATGCAGTCTAGCAAAAACTGAAGTTTGGGCCAACCTGCCCAGTGTCTGGGGCCTGAATGGCTTGAGTTTTGCAAAAAAAAGCCTTCCAATTCACACACAAATAGACTGTGGGCTTTCAACTATGAATTGTAAGTTCTAAAAGGGACCGTCTGAGGCAATTAAAATAGTCGAAAGGGGCGCATGCAAAATGGCCGAaagtaaaaaggaaaggaaaaaagaaaaaaaaaagagaaaaagaaaaagtgaaaagaaagaaagaaagaaagtaggGAATATTGGAGAAGCAGATTGATGACAAACCTGCCACCAACACCGAGTACACCGGCGTGCATAATGAGTTGGTCGATGAGCACTGCGGACTTTGGCTCCACGCTGTAAGCCTTCTCGTACTTGACTTCGACACCCTCACCCGACGCCACAAAGAATGCTCCGTTTACCATTATATCCCCTTCAGATCTCCAATTCCATCCGCTCCATTCCCCTTTCCCGGTGTTCACTCGCTTCGTTACCTAcccaatttatttaattaaatattttatatgatgaaCTCATTTAATTACTaagaaaagtgttaaaatatatattcattttgtaGACtgatgatgatttaattttgtataaactcttaataatatattttactatatttaattaaatattttacatgccATAATCAAGTATATATTAAGAAAGAATATGATGCACGCATGACGGGAgtataaaaagataatatattatacacatATGATTTGTGTAGAAAAGTGTTAGTTAATTAAGacccgtttggataatgagatgatatgattttagataaaagttaaaaattaaataaaatattagtagaatattattttttaatattattattattttggaattttaaaaaaattaaattatttattatactttgtatgaaaatttaaaaaaattgtaataatgagatgagaaaaaattgtttatatatcCAAACGGGATCCTTAAGTCTATAAAAAGaatcttataattaaaaatttgtttacaaATTGAAATGTTTTAATTTCATACATTAGATGTATTTTGTAACAAAAGCAAAATGGTTAAACTTTAGCATATAATATCAGCccatatcaataattaatataaatttgtatatttacaTAGGCATAAGGTAAATGGGAAGTGTACCTCCTTGGCATTGTGATTGGAAGGAGCAGTGTAGCGGTTGCCTTGGCTATTGATGGTTGGGTTACCGCTACCACCGATGGCATACATTTCCCACTGCGTGAAATCGTTGTTAACAACGTGGATATAGCCGCGCCTGCACCTGGGCATCCTCTGCACCAACTGCTCCCCAAAGTGATTGAACGCAATGGTGACCTGCATTCCCGAGTCCGGCAGGTAGTCGTCGCTGTGGCCCAGCAGCATCACCTCGTCGTGATGCGAGAAATAGTTGTTCGATATTGTTATCCCTGTCGATCCCATCACCGCATCGATCAGGCCATCCTTGCAGTGCGATAAGGAACAATGGTCTATCCATATGTCCTTCGACCCGAAGATGCTGATCCCATCGCCGTCCGATTTCGTGCGCCAACCGAAGTGGGTTGGGCTCGACCGCACATTCGTTTCACCTGCAATCAATATCAGCCCGttctattattactttcttgacgaattcaaaacttcttttgACAATATAGCGGCATGATGTCGTTGTCATGAGTAATAAAAAtgacttttctttttatcatgcCAATATACTCAGGTCACAGGTTTTACAGtaacaaagaaaaatgctagtcgCTGTTCAATCATTGCTCTCCCCGGGTTAAATTAAGGTCCGTCAGGATGGAGAtggagagatgagatgaaataatttataaaaaataataaaatttatgacttaaaatttataaacagtAGTGAGAGAGATCTCTCAATCATCTAAATGGgctctaaaataaataaataaaagctcaTGACGTGTGGTAAAAGGTCttacaaaactaaaataatatatgatatatctttAGGTTGTTGGAAATTTTCTCCTCCATTTCAATTCTGAAATATGAACTATTCACAGAATTTCAAGATTTCAAGAATGTCTAGAACCTTGGACTGagtaaataagatgaaaatttccTTGTAGCGACATGCAAACTTGTGCATGTCCCGATTTACTTTGTCATCATCTTCAGACAGAATTCCCAAAATACACACTGGAAAAACTTGGTGGAGCGAATATTCTTAATTACCTGAGGGATGACAATGGTGGATATGTATGTTGTGAATAATGACATTGCTGATGTACTGCAGAGTAATGCAGCCGCCACCCACAATGTGAACATTAGCCCCACGCCCATCGAGAGTTTTATAGCTGTTAAAGATAAGTTCCTGAGAGAGCTTGATGAGCATGTTGCTAGGAAACACGATCCACAGAGGTTCAACCTGAATCACGGCATATCGAAGTGTGCCTGGCCTAGGATTGACAGGATCATCGTCCGAGGAGTCGGTGACAATGTAGAAGTCTCCGTTCTTGCCGCCAAGAGCGTACTGTCCGAACCCAATGCCGCAATCTGCTAGTCTCTGGCGGTTGTTGGGCCATTCTGGGTCACATTTCCAGCAGTCATCTATGGGGTTTCCGGTTAGGCATGAGGAGTAGAACTGGTCTTTCTCTGAGATTTGTAGCATTTCCCTTCTTGTCATAGACGCATTTACCTTCCTGCAAGGAGAGAAACATAGTTGAAGACTAAAGTTGAACAAAAGCAGCATAATTACCCAGATGTAGGGGAAGAAAAGAAGgtaaaataaaacccaaaaacacaCTACAACCCAGAAAGTGAATCAAGGCTAACAAACTGGGTATTTTCCATCAAGAAGAGCAAAAGGACTCAGAAATGTTATGAAGATATACCAGTGAACTTCTTGGACAACAGCTTGGGGGTTGGGATGCTGGCCGGGAAGAGTGAGGTTGAGCACAGCTCTGCCAAGTGGAGAAAATGAGCAGAGAAAAGAGATCAAGACAATGCAGCTCCTTCGCAGCATTGTTTGGTGAAGAACAAGAAAACGAGGTTGCTGGTTTCAATCTCAGAAATCTTACACGTTTTTGGTCCTACAATCTGAACCAGTTAGTGTTCGTAAGGTACATTGTTCAGACGGAAAATCTAGCTGTGATTAAGTTAATCATATCTAGTAATCGATTATATATCTAGTATTATACATGAAGTAGAGAAGACAATCTCTACGAGTGATTCACTCGTATCATCTACTACTCTGTATCACATTATATATCCACAATACTCTCCCCTTCGTCTTCTTTTATAATCAGTGGGACACTCGTTTGATATTCACTGAGTGGacgtcaaaaaagaaaaaaagggcaAAAACATAGAAAGACTCAAATGACCTCGCAAGTAGCAATCAGTCTCTTGTGTTGACCGCACGATCCTAGCGGCAGCTTTTCCTTACGAGTTGATCAAAGCTCATGTAACATGGCTATTCTTCAAGCGGATGCGCCgggtaacaaaaaaaaaaaatcaattttgtatGTCCTctgataataaatagaatagaATGTGATtcgttattataaaaataaaataaaataaaaagcggATGTGACAGCTAGAGCTTGAAAGGTGACCTCACAATTAGGGGTGCAATCTTCACCTCCTGGGCCTCACCCTCCCATGTGGGGGGATGACCACGTCTGGATTagcggtgagagagagagagagagagagagagagagagagagagagagagagagagagggggggttGGGGCTAGAGGAGACGGCGAGGGGAAAGAGCTTGAGAGACCGACgacaaaagagagaggaaagagtGTGCGGTGTGGAGTTGTTAAAGCATAAATTAATATCcaagttttgtgcatttctcATAAACACTTATGAAAGACTCTCAACGTATCGAAGTTGTTAAGGGAATGGATTGCAAAAGTCAATATTAGAAGTTGAAGGCTAGGCTTCTTGAGGTCGGAAGGTGACTTCACAATTAGGAGTGCTACCCGCACCTCCTGGGCTGCCCCTGGGTGAGCGGGTGACACCATCCGAATGTTGGGGGTGGGTTAgcaatgtgagagagagagagtctaagAGATCGAGGAGTGATGACGAGAGACCGGCGACAAAATAGAGAGCAAATAAGTGTGTGGCACGGGAGGGGGGAGTTTAGTTTAAAACCTAACCTAAGCAAAAcaacatcattttattaaagcaGGTCGGGATGCCTCATGTCAAACCCGCCTCTTTGATTCCCACAGGAAGTAACTTCTTAGAAAGGCTGTGGGACCGATTCGCTCTTTCGCGGTGATGGGAGTCGAGGTAATTTTTTCGGGCAGTTTGGGACTGAACCTGCTCCCTCTCATTGACATCGCAACAAAATGTAAGATTTGGGTCAGGTTGGCACTAAACCGACTCTTCGTTCGCAGCGAAGGTCGAGGTAAGTATTTGGACCGCCATGGGGGCTGGATCCGCACTACTCCGTGGGAGGGCTAGAGCagcctttggcatgacttatcCCTTTAAATCCTATGGGAGGTAAGTTTTCGGACAGTCTGCAACTGGATTTGCTCCCGCCTATTGACTCTTACGAGGAATGTAAGTTTTCATCTTCAGGCAGCCAATGACTGGCCCGAACTCCAATGCAGGAGGGATAAAGcagccttaggcattacaccCATCCCATTAGTACCCCGCAGGGAAGGTAAGTACAGATAGCGATATAGTTGGTCCACTCTTCGCCGCGATAGGGGTTGAGGTAAGTTGTTCGAGTTGCCGGGGGGCATGACCTGCTCTCCATCACGGGAGGGAAAGAA from Juglans regia cultivar Chandler chromosome 4, Walnut 2.0, whole genome shotgun sequence encodes:
- the LOC108986560 gene encoding probable pectate lyase 12, with product MLRRSCIVLISFLCSFSPLGRAVLNLTLPGQHPNPQAVVQEVHWKVNASMTRREMLQISEKDQFYSSCLTGNPIDDCWKCDPEWPNNRQRLADCGIGFGQYALGGKNGDFYIVTDSSDDDPVNPRPGTLRYAVIQVEPLWIVFPSNMLIKLSQELIFNSYKTLDGRGANVHIVGGGCITLQYISNVIIHNIHIHHCHPSGETNVRSSPTHFGWRTKSDGDGISIFGSKDIWIDHCSLSHCKDGLIDAVMGSTGITISNNYFSHHDEVMLLGHSDDYLPDSGMQVTIAFNHFGEQLVQRMPRCRRGYIHVVNNDFTQWEMYAIGGSGNPTINSQGNRYTAPSNHNAKEVTKRVNTGKGEWSGWNWRSEGDIMVNGAFFVASGEGVEVKYEKAYSVEPKSAVLIDQLIMHAGVLGVGGRDNNLGKWTTGGNDGGIGLESEPDYMDYMSGSSVSLMSPTTSTTLISLLIAFSCLLFYKTPLAFM